The Brasilonema sennae CENA114 genome includes a region encoding these proteins:
- a CDS encoding Tll0287-like domain-containing protein, whose product MLKQFSWNFNNFPLGKKLTVLLLIIFIAGITLSGIALSGILNYKAQDEVSSNGKLLFRTINSVRSYTNDEVNPELEARLGKDEFAAQTIPAYSARKVFEKLRNEDEAYKDFFYKEAMLNPTNPRDKADSFETELIQKFRQDKKLPFLSGFRPFDNENFYYIARPLAITESSCLRCHSTPDVAPKNMIATYGTENGFGWKLNLINGVQIVSIPASQVFQKANQSFVLVMGIVTIIFAIAIYMANFWLTRYVVRPIKRVVRVAEAVSTGDMDAEFEKVANDEVGSLVEAFTRMKISLVMAIKSFERYRGGNQ is encoded by the coding sequence ATGCTGAAACAATTTTCCTGGAATTTTAACAATTTTCCATTAGGCAAAAAGCTAACTGTATTACTGCTCATTATATTTATTGCAGGAATTACTCTGAGTGGTATAGCTTTGTCTGGGATCCTAAATTACAAAGCTCAAGATGAAGTGAGTTCAAATGGTAAATTGCTGTTTCGGACTATAAACTCTGTCCGATCTTATACCAATGATGAAGTTAATCCCGAGTTGGAAGCACGCTTAGGAAAGGATGAATTTGCAGCACAGACTATCCCTGCTTACTCAGCACGGAAAGTTTTTGAAAAGCTACGAAATGAGGACGAAGCCTATAAAGATTTTTTCTATAAGGAGGCGATGCTGAATCCAACAAATCCTCGGGATAAAGCTGATAGCTTTGAGACAGAACTTATACAAAAATTCCGTCAAGACAAAAAGCTTCCATTTTTGTCAGGATTCCGCCCTTTTGATAACGAGAATTTTTATTATATTGCGCGTCCCTTAGCGATAACCGAATCTAGTTGCTTGAGATGTCACAGCACACCAGATGTTGCACCCAAGAACATGATTGCGACTTATGGAACAGAAAATGGATTTGGATGGAAATTAAATCTTATTAATGGTGTTCAGATAGTTTCTATTCCTGCTAGCCAAGTCTTCCAGAAAGCTAATCAATCGTTTGTATTAGTGATGGGAATCGTGACTATCATTTTTGCGATCGCCATATACATGGCTAACTTCTGGCTGACGCGATATGTTGTACGACCGATTAAACGTGTCGTCCGTGTTGCAGAAGCTGTTAGTACTGGTGATATGGATGCAGAGTTTGAGAAAGTAGCTAACGATGAGGTGGGCAGTTTGGTGGAAGCTTTCACACGCATGAAGATAAGTTTAGTTATGGCAATTAAAAGTTTTGAACGATATCGTGGAGGAAATCAGTGA
- a CDS encoding NAD(P)/FAD-dependent oxidoreductase → MSNPVSQTIILGGGFSGLFTALHLANQDYPDSIILIDSNERFCFKPLLYEYFSGEMDAFQVVPRFAELLKGSGVTFVQDTVESIDLHQRQVKLTSGTSYNYSNLVLALGSVTGYFGVEGAKEYALPFRTQKDAIAIDQHLRNCFQKAAQTEDPEQRRKLLTVAIIGGGPSGVEIAATLADFLPDWYAALKGNPQEVRIVLINNSKEILKGDRDSMREIAGKSLQKRTVEIEILLEAEVTAISPSTVEYKRDGKSETLVTSTTIWTTGTDTHPLIKDLPIPDENRDKRGRLKVTQTLQLQDFPEVFVGGDCAVVEDASLPPTAQVAYQQGITIAENLKAIASGNDPKPVKVSLRGTLLKLGLNDAAANIYDVLEVKGEPAHLIRQATYLRLLPTPIHNLKATTEWLSEEIFHNHINLHDVGKKVVQAVEVVGDAVMGALGAKKLLHMLGDDEKKN, encoded by the coding sequence ATGAGCAATCCAGTTTCTCAAACAATTATTTTAGGTGGTGGCTTTAGTGGGCTTTTTACAGCGTTACATCTTGCTAACCAAGACTATCCTGACTCAATCATCTTAATTGATAGCAACGAACGCTTTTGCTTTAAGCCATTACTCTATGAGTATTTTAGTGGTGAGATGGATGCTTTTCAGGTAGTACCACGTTTTGCAGAATTACTCAAGGGTAGCGGTGTAACTTTTGTTCAAGATACAGTAGAATCGATTGATTTGCATCAACGACAAGTCAAGTTAACTTCTGGAACTTCCTACAACTACAGCAACTTAGTCTTAGCTTTAGGTAGCGTCACTGGCTACTTTGGTGTTGAGGGAGCAAAAGAGTATGCTTTACCTTTTCGGACGCAAAAAGATGCGATCGCCATTGATCAACATTTGCGTAACTGTTTCCAAAAAGCCGCACAAACCGAAGATCCAGAACAACGTCGTAAACTACTCACAGTCGCAATCATTGGTGGTGGTCCTTCAGGTGTGGAAATCGCAGCCACTTTAGCAGATTTTTTACCAGATTGGTATGCAGCGCTTAAAGGTAACCCTCAAGAAGTGCGGATTGTACTCATTAATAACAGCAAGGAAATCCTTAAAGGTGACAGGGATTCAATGCGTGAAATTGCTGGGAAGAGTTTGCAAAAACGCACTGTGGAAATAGAGATACTTTTGGAAGCAGAAGTCACAGCGATAAGTCCCAGCACAGTTGAGTATAAGCGTGATGGTAAATCTGAGACACTTGTAACATCCACCACAATTTGGACAACAGGTACTGACACCCATCCGCTGATCAAAGACTTACCAATTCCAGATGAAAATCGAGACAAACGCGGTCGATTGAAAGTCACGCAAACCCTACAATTACAAGATTTTCCTGAAGTTTTTGTAGGAGGTGATTGTGCTGTTGTAGAAGATGCTTCATTACCACCAACTGCACAAGTTGCCTATCAACAAGGAATAACAATTGCTGAGAATTTAAAAGCCATTGCCTCAGGAAATGATCCCAAACCTGTCAAAGTAAGCTTACGCGGAACTCTTCTTAAGCTTGGGTTAAATGATGCTGCTGCTAACATTTACGACGTCTTAGAAGTCAAGGGTGAACCTGCTCACTTAATCCGCCAAGCCACTTATTTGAGGTTATTGCCAACACCAATTCATAATTTGAAAGCTACTACTGAGTGGCTAAGTGAGGAGATTTTTCACAACCACATAAATCTCCATGATGTTGGCAAGAAAGTAGTACAGGCTGTGGAAGTTGTTGGTGATGCAGTTATGGGTGCTTTGGGTGCAAAAAAATTACTTCATATGTTAGGAGATGACGAGAAAAAGAATTAA
- the cas6 gene encoding CRISPR-associated endoribonuclease Cas6 — MARKLENKTIDYKSNLNWSSETELVGLVFEFVTLADVSIYPQYTIGLHAWFLDQVRSYDPELSAYLHDGESEKPFTISALDGELVSSGRQVQLCANNSYYWYVTVLSSRVSQWMEKWVQNLPKELNLRNASLQIRSCNIAHDPTTYAQLLNSEHGETVTLKFLSPTSFRRKGHHFPLPMPTNVFHSYLRRWNDFSGMSVDQEAFLAWVDDNVLIIRHQLTSMKVLAGKKGAVTGFTGTIEFGLTKEASKQPDFCKLFYALGKLAPYCGTGHKTTFGLGQTRLGWSSQAAPEVPDVQSLLAKRIEELTDIFKAQRKRTGGDRAEEIASKWATILARREMGESLQLVAQDLEMPYETVKTYVKLARRALKPG; from the coding sequence ATGGCTCGCAAATTAGAAAACAAAACAATTGACTACAAATCTAACTTAAACTGGTCATCAGAAACGGAACTCGTCGGGCTAGTATTTGAGTTCGTCACGCTAGCAGATGTTTCTATTTACCCTCAGTATACTATTGGACTGCATGCTTGGTTTCTTGACCAAGTGCGTTCTTATGATCCAGAACTTTCTGCGTACCTCCATGATGGTGAGTCAGAAAAACCCTTTACAATTTCTGCATTAGATGGAGAATTAGTCAGCAGTGGTAGGCAAGTGCAACTGTGCGCCAACAACTCTTACTACTGGTATGTCACAGTATTGTCGAGTCGAGTCTCACAATGGATGGAAAAGTGGGTGCAAAATTTACCAAAAGAACTTAACTTGCGCAATGCATCCTTGCAGATTCGCTCTTGCAATATTGCTCATGATCCCACAACTTATGCTCAACTGCTAAACTCTGAACATGGAGAAACTGTTACCTTAAAATTTCTCAGCCCAACCAGTTTCCGTCGCAAAGGTCATCATTTTCCCTTACCAATGCCAACGAATGTTTTTCACAGTTATTTGCGTCGTTGGAATGACTTTTCTGGAATGTCTGTTGATCAGGAGGCGTTTCTGGCTTGGGTGGATGATAACGTCTTGATTATCCGTCACCAACTCACATCTATGAAAGTCCTAGCAGGTAAGAAAGGTGCGGTAACGGGATTTACAGGAACTATAGAATTTGGTTTGACTAAAGAAGCTTCCAAACAACCAGACTTTTGCAAGCTATTTTATGCTTTGGGAAAGTTAGCACCTTACTGTGGTACTGGTCATAAAACAACGTTTGGATTAGGTCAAACACGGTTGGGTTGGTCATCGCAAGCAGCACCAGAAGTACCTGATGTGCAAAGCTTGCTAGCAAAACGTATTGAGGAACTGACAGACATTTTTAAGGCACAGCGTAAGCGGACTGGAGGCGATCGCGCAGAAGAGATAGCATCAAAATGGGCAACAATCCTGGCGCGGCGGGAGATGGGGGAGTCATTGCAGCTGGTGGCGCAAGATTTGGAAATGCCTTATGAGACGGTGAAGACTTATGTAAAATTGGCGCGTCGTGCTTTAAAACCAGGGTAG
- a CDS encoding cation:proton antiporter: protein MMDASVIGEQVIATNLKQFLLVLAVSLGVATISQIFSWFRQIPYTLLLVIVGLGLAFADVRLVDLSPELILFIFLPPLLFEAAWNLKWSNLKRDLLPITLYAVIGVVISIVGMAIGLNKFAGISLTTALLIGASLCATDPVSVTALFRELGVPSRLTTLIEGESLFNDGMAVVAFSFLVQLPLGTAELELKPIVVELFTVVGIGMAVGGLIGFGISYLTQRFDLPLVEQSLTLVSTYATYLIVEELGGSGVIGVVTTGLILGNFGSRIGMNPRTRVIVTEFWEFLAFFVNSIVFLLIGDQIRYASLEENLTIIAVTVGVMILSRAIAILSLSQLSNLLQASKITLPEQTILWWGGVRGSVSIALALSVPTIVVEREKIIATVFGAVLFTLLFQGLSIKPLLQKLNFLGDQSLRERYLEIVARTVALNRVLQHLQVDQRPGVDPEFYRYQEALVKGEIENLEAQINQLQDEHPNIRNFPAEQLRGELLAIEADTYAEFLRTGQLNKELSPLLEDVLQNSEGI from the coding sequence ATGATGGATGCTTCGGTAATTGGTGAACAAGTCATTGCTACAAACTTAAAGCAGTTTCTTTTGGTACTTGCAGTTTCTTTAGGGGTGGCGACAATATCACAGATATTTAGCTGGTTTCGGCAAATACCTTACACTTTACTTTTAGTCATTGTAGGCTTAGGGTTAGCTTTTGCCGATGTTCGTTTAGTGGATCTTTCTCCAGAATTAATTTTGTTTATTTTTCTACCACCATTACTTTTTGAAGCAGCATGGAATTTAAAATGGTCGAATTTAAAGCGGGATTTGTTGCCAATTACTCTTTATGCAGTTATTGGGGTTGTGATTTCAATAGTGGGGATGGCAATAGGTTTAAATAAATTTGCAGGAATCTCACTCACAACGGCTTTACTCATCGGGGCTAGTCTTTGTGCCACGGATCCAGTTTCAGTCACTGCTTTATTTCGGGAATTGGGCGTTCCTAGTCGTTTGACAACATTAATTGAAGGTGAAAGCTTGTTCAATGATGGCATGGCAGTTGTTGCTTTTAGTTTTTTAGTGCAACTGCCTTTAGGAACAGCTGAATTAGAATTAAAACCAATTGTGGTAGAACTTTTTACAGTTGTTGGTATTGGTATGGCGGTTGGAGGACTCATTGGTTTTGGGATCTCTTACCTCACCCAACGTTTCGATTTACCACTTGTGGAACAGTCTTTAACTTTAGTTTCTACCTATGCAACATATCTTATTGTTGAGGAGTTAGGTGGATCTGGAGTCATTGGGGTTGTGACGACAGGGTTGATCTTGGGCAATTTTGGTTCTCGGATTGGTATGAACCCGCGTACTCGGGTTATCGTGACTGAGTTCTGGGAATTTCTGGCGTTTTTTGTGAACTCAATTGTCTTTCTGTTGATTGGGGATCAGATACGGTATGCCAGTTTGGAGGAAAACTTAACAATCATTGCAGTGACAGTAGGGGTAATGATTTTAAGTCGGGCAATTGCAATATTGTCTTTAAGTCAATTAAGCAATCTTTTACAAGCATCAAAAATTACTTTACCTGAACAAACTATACTCTGGTGGGGCGGGGTGCGCGGTTCTGTTTCTATTGCTTTGGCTTTGAGTGTACCCACAATTGTAGTAGAGCGAGAAAAAATTATTGCTACAGTTTTTGGTGCAGTATTATTTACTTTGCTATTCCAAGGATTAAGTATCAAACCTTTATTACAAAAGCTTAACTTTCTGGGTGACCAGTCCTTACGCGAGCGATATTTAGAAATAGTTGCACGGACTGTTGCTCTCAATCGTGTCTTACAACACCTTCAAGTAGACCAAAGACCTGGTGTAGACCCAGAGTTTTACCGCTATCAAGAAGCACTGGTTAAAGGAGAAATTGAAAATTTAGAAGCGCAAATTAACCAGCTACAGGATGAGCATCCAAACATCCGCAACTTTCCAGCTGAACAACTCCGAGGAGAACTTTTGGCTATTGAAGCAGATACCTATGCTGAATTTCTGCGGACAGGTCAGTTAAATAAAGAACTTTCTCCATTGCTGGAAGATGTTTTGCAAAATAGTGAGGGGATTTGA
- the trpD gene encoding anthranilate phosphoribosyltransferase: MITANVDTNPLDQDSSNWSALLQQLLERQSLSVSQASNLMSGWLQEAIPPVLSGAILAAIQAKGVSAEELLGMVEVLYSQSNKPAQRDLIVGNSPLVDTCGTGGDGASTFNISTAVAFVTAAAGVKVAKHGNRSASGKTGSADVLEALGVNLKASLEKTQEAVSAVGMTFLFAPDWHPALKVLAPLRKTLKVRTIFNLLGPLINPLKPTGQVIGVNSPVLVETFAKVLNQLGTRRAITLHGREKLDEAGLGDKTDLAVLSNQQIHLIELSPQQLGLNPAPISELRGGDVEENAEILKAVLQGKGTGPQQDVVALNAAFALYVGEAVPDQADDYQTFSQAVIVAKEILQSGLAWKKLEQLAEFLK; this comes from the coding sequence ATGATAACAGCTAATGTTGACACAAATCCATTAGATCAAGACTCCTCTAATTGGTCTGCCTTGTTGCAGCAACTGTTAGAGCGTCAATCACTTTCGGTATCTCAAGCTTCTAACTTAATGTCTGGTTGGCTACAAGAAGCCATTCCCCCTGTGTTATCGGGTGCTATTTTAGCAGCAATTCAAGCCAAGGGAGTGTCTGCCGAAGAGTTACTTGGCATGGTTGAGGTTTTATATTCTCAATCTAACAAACCAGCGCAACGAGATTTGATTGTTGGTAACTCACCACTTGTAGATACTTGTGGTACTGGGGGAGATGGAGCATCAACATTTAATATTTCCACTGCTGTTGCTTTTGTGACTGCTGCTGCTGGGGTAAAAGTGGCTAAACATGGTAATCGTTCAGCATCTGGAAAAACTGGTTCAGCAGACGTGTTAGAAGCTTTGGGTGTTAATCTTAAAGCAAGTCTGGAGAAAACTCAAGAAGCTGTGAGCGCAGTTGGCATGACTTTCTTGTTTGCACCCGATTGGCATCCAGCTCTCAAAGTTCTCGCCCCTTTACGAAAAACTCTGAAAGTACGCACAATTTTTAATTTGTTAGGTCCATTAATTAATCCCTTAAAACCAACAGGACAGGTTATTGGTGTCAACTCTCCGGTTTTGGTAGAAACTTTTGCTAAGGTTTTAAATCAATTAGGGACTCGCCGCGCAATTACACTTCACGGACGCGAAAAATTAGATGAAGCAGGGTTGGGAGATAAAACTGATTTGGCTGTGTTGTCAAACCAACAAATACACCTGATCGAACTTTCTCCACAACAGCTAGGCTTAAACCCTGCTCCCATTAGTGAATTACGGGGTGGGGATGTTGAAGAGAATGCAGAAATTCTCAAAGCTGTTCTTCAAGGTAAAGGGACTGGGCCACAGCAAGATGTGGTTGCTCTCAATGCAGCGTTTGCACTGTATGTGGGCGAAGCAGTACCAGATCAAGCAGATGATTATCAAACTTTTTCTCAAGCTGTTATTGTTGCTAAGGAAATTCTCCAAAGTGGACTTGCTTGGAAAAAGTTGGAACAGCTTGCTGAATTTTTGAAGTGA